In Astatotilapia calliptera chromosome 20, fAstCal1.2, whole genome shotgun sequence, one genomic interval encodes:
- the znf217 gene encoding zinc finger protein 217, whose product MPTHSLLPFVNSPDGLAQDFLISKDASIPGLGSSMTPHTTYPEKTELQNEESAPLYCMFCEETFAHQDELGPHVLTQHPTTFSEPTVLRVEAEFRIPGERPRAKQSSLPAEKDEVHSCILCGHLSQDGSELEAHMRKHKDYFTYCCNFCGRRFREHWFLKNHMKMHVKAGAKNKTQQDPESPITINGIIQEPPSEPVGTAYKMCMVCGFFFPDHDSLVEHSKMHNREAQPGKDKSKDKMGDTNEPTANQDSFLQFLNLQPRPAGKDVEPVRSSKWIPQLDPVNTYQAWQLATKGKIAVGPNNTKDVGQENSTDNDESGSDKDELNNIWTEGQGDKAVKEVGRELRSQQQAPVKSPDPQRRSPVQKDKDKQRPTTCEECQRNFRTYHQLVLHSRVHKRERGGEESPTSSVDGKLSRAGSLENTEEGSEEGIEENLGSGEDGFDRSNGRSKDCSYCGKTFRSSYYLTVHLRTHTGEKPFKCAYCEYAAAQKTSLKYHLDRRHKDKPYVEIPSRPVPLVPSPSDGKNENNAENSVPKKSCVPPARPCIDETLESGLDSVDGKLGKPLVQVNAVPACSPEDDALANCSVPVNLKKKREEVQEENCEAPLNLSIKVSVSTPVSVEPRNGIVPIACPFCAYKTIYPEVLIMHKKLSHKDKSNSTKKNGFGGNLSESRHTGCPPALNGKDVSSVLITERIFPRRTKSPPPQPAKPQEKTPVNLPHVPKPSPVHAPIKDVQETQRYRQSTDSHPSQESSRYTELMRKNSTTNKYIMDRVGIGDRSYPVRSGVLWHTDAARLCLSSRFGSLPQMDFGEPSSKRLKFSVPTNRDAEAGEKAAFRGPPADGSNRMFTKRTVKPTQQGSCPPTASEVSVLGPAKNAPTTIGGSLESEWSMMNLLRSYPPHDLASFYHTNPANPSHVGLVNPGAGGRSVLFQHLPSLPSLQRRDVSGPFPSQRCGATDKSA is encoded by the exons ATGCCGACTCATTCATTGCTGCCGTTTGTAAATAGCCCAGATGGACTCGCCCAAGATTTTCTTATTAGTAAAGATGCAAGCATCCCAGGGTTGGGCTCTAGCATGACGCCACACACTACTTACCCAGAAAAGACTGAGTTGCAAAATGAAGAAAGTGCACCgctgtactgtatgttctgCGAGGAGACTTTCGCTCATCAGGATGAGCTTGGCCCCCACGTGTTAACACAGCACCCCACCACATTCTCCGAGCCAACTGTGCTTCGGGTTGAAGCAGAATTCAGGATCCCAGGAGAGAGACCCCGGGCCAAACAAAGCAGCCTTCCTGCCGAAAAAGACGAGGTTCACAGCTGTATCCTGTGTGGTCACTTATCCCAAGATGGCAGCGAGCTTGAGGCCCACATGAGAAAGCACAAGGACTACTTTACTTATTGTTGCAATTTTTGTGGGCGTCGGTTTAGAGAGCACTGGTTCCTCAAGAACCACATGAAGATGCATGTAAAAGCAGGAGCAAAGAACAAGACCCAGCAAGACCCAGAGAGCCCAATCACAATTAATGGTATCATCCAAGAGCCTCCATCAGAGCCTGTAGGCACCGCATACAAAATGTGCATGGTTTGTGGGTTTTTCTTCCCTGACCATGATAGTTTGGTTGAACACAGTAAAATGCATAATCGAGAGGCACAGCCTGGAAAAGATAAAAGCAAGGATAAGATGGGTGATACTAATGAACCCACTGCCAACCAGGATTCATTTCTTCAGTTCCTAAACCTTCAGCCTCGCCCCGCAGGAAAGGATGTGGAACCTGTGAGATCATCAAAATGGATTCCCCAGCTAGATCCTGTCAACACATATCAGGCCTGGCAGCTTGCTACGAAAGGCAAGATCGCAGTTGGGCCTAATAATACAAAAGATGTTGGCCAGGAAAACAGCACGGACAATGACGAATCTGGCTCTGACAAGGATGAGTTGAATAATATTTGGACTGAGGGCCAAGGAGACAAGGCCGTGAAAGAAGTTGGGAGAGAGCTCCGGTCTCAGCAACAGGCCCCTGTTAAAAGCCCAGACCCACAGCGAAGGTCTCCAGTTCAGAAAGATAAGGACAAACAAAGGCCAACGACTTGTGAGGAATGTCAAAGAAATTTCAGGACCTACCACCAGCTGGTACTCCACTCCAGGGTCCACAAGCGTGAGAGAGGAGGTGAAGAAAGTCCAACCTCTTCTGTTGATGGCAAGCTTTCAAGAGCAGGCTCACTGGAAAATACAGAGGAAGGGTCTGAGGAGGGCATAGAGGAAAACTTGGGTTCAG gtGAAGATGGATTTGACCGATCCAATGGCAGATCAAAAGACTGCAGTTACTGTGGCAAAACCTTCAGATCCAGCTACTACCTCACCGTTCATTTGAGGACTCACACAG GTGAGAAACCATTTAAGTGTGCTTACTGCGAGTACGCTGCGGCCCAGAAAACTTCGCTGAAATATCACCTGGATCGACGCCACAAGGATAAGCCCTACGTCGAGATCCCCAGCAGACCTGTGCCTTTAGTGCCCTCACCCAGtgatggaaaaaatgaaaacaatgctGAAAATTCTGTGCCAAAGAAATCCTGTGTCCCTCCAGCCAGGCCGTGCATCGATGAAACACTAGAAAGCGGACTGGATAGTGTCGATGGCAAGCTTGGCAAGCCACTTGTCCAAGTAAATGCTGTGCCTGCCTGCTCTCCGGAAGATGATGCGCTCGCCAATTGCTCTGTGCCTGTTAAcctgaagaaaaaaagggaggaGGTTCAAGAAGAGAACTGTGAGGCCCCATTAAATCTGTCCATAAAAGTCTCTGTCTCTACACCTGTCAGTGTTGAACCAAGAAATGGTATTGTTCCAATTGCCTGCCCATTTTGTGCTTATAAAACCATCTACCCAGAAGTTCTGATTATGCATAAAAAGCTCTCTCACAAAGACAAGTCAAACAGCACCAAAAAGAATGGGTTTGGAGGCAATTTAAGTGAAAGTCGTCATACGGGTTGCCCGCCTGCCCTCAATGGGAAAGATGTTTCCTCAGTTCTGATCACTGAGAGGATCTTCCCTCGCCGAACCAAATCTCCACCTCCCCAACCTGCAAAACCTCAAGAAAAAACACCTGTTAACCTACCGCACGTTCCTAAGCCATCCCCTGTCCATGCACCCATAAAAGATGTCCAGGAGACCCAGCGTTACAGGCAGAGCACCGACTCACATCCCAGTCAGGAATCCTCCAGGTATACAGAGCTAatgagaaaaaacagcacaaccaACAAATATATCATGGACAGAGTGGGCATCGGCGATCGGAGCTACCCAGTACGAAGCGGTGTCCTTTGGCACACAGATGCCGCCAGGCTCTGCCTATCCAGCCGATTTGGAAGCCTCCCCCAGATGGACTTTGGCGAGCCATCCAGCAAGCGATTAAAGTTTTCTGTGCCTACAAACAGGGATGCTGAGGCTGGCGAGAAGGCTGCTTTTAGAGGGCCACCAGCAGATGGATCTAACAGGATGTTTACTAAAAGAACTGTGAAACCCACACAGCAAGGGTCATGTCCACCCACAGCTTCTGAGGTTTCTGTTTTGGGTCCGGCAAAGAATGCACCTACGACTATTGGAGGCAGTTTGGAGTCTGAGTGGAGCATGATGAACCTTCTCCGCTCCTATCCACCCCATGACCTGGCATCTTTCTATCACACCAACCCAGCAAACCCCAGTCATGTAGGACTAGTCAACCCAGGAGCAG ggGGCAGAAGTGTGCTGTTCCAACATCTGCCCAGTCTACCCAGCCTGCAAAGAAGAGATGTTTCAGGCCCATTCCCCAGTCAACGCTGTGGGGCCACTGACAAAAGCgcctaa